A segment of the Carya illinoinensis cultivar Pawnee chromosome 1, C.illinoinensisPawnee_v1, whole genome shotgun sequence genome:
TCCCTTTACACCAACAAAGGATGCTTAATACCACATCaaagttttcaaaaaagaaTTAAAGCTTTGCAATTGCCCGCTCatgataaaaaaacaattaaagctTTACACCAACAAGTATCAATATTCCCTTTATACCACCAACAACAAGATTAATATTCACAAATCTTGTTTCCTTAAATATTGGTAGGCACCAACTCATGATCATTTCTCAGCAAGCAAGTACACCATGGGATCAACCTATAGGGAAAACCAATGATGATAAATTTGGTGCCAAATCCTTCATTAAAACCCACAAAGAGCACCACAACCAttaaaaccaaattttaaaaaaatcagaatGTGTAACCATGGAAAGGCACACCAAATGTTAACAATTTTGACAGGCATACCCACGAAAATCATGTCATTCCTGTGGTTGTGAACCATCCAATATAGTGTGAAGCAGTTGTAATCCAGCCAACCCAAATTGCATCTATAGACCGAGAAAAGTCATATATACCAGTTAATGTCAAACTTACTATTAAAATTATGTAAACCACAAGTTGGGATTCATGTACACTTTCTTGACTTTGCATTACTATTTCTTGGGGCTAGGCTCCAGTAATATCAGTAGCTGATATGCTTTCTGGAATAGTCTGATGATACGGTATTGTAAAAATCAAAGCAATGCTTAATACCAAAtataaactaaatttttttaaattataattcaaatataaatataaatcaaatatattacTTGCACGTGTCCAAATAAATTCTTGCGCACGTCTACGACTGGTATCTTCTCCATCTCgctgaaaataatatattaaatgttGTCAGGTagcaattataaaattaagcatgaaCAAGGTAAAAATCAAAGCATATCAGCACCTATTTGCATTTTCCCTTTCCCTGTGCTCACTTCGTCTTCTTATTAACTTTTCGCAGGTCTCTCTCCATCTTggatgctctcctcagagatgGGGATCTCCCTTTCCCTCTCACAATATGTGGACTAAGTACTTGTTTTGAAGAACCAACAGTTGTTGTAACATTTGTGGTACCACCAACATTATGACAATTTTGGGTGTACAATGGGGGATCTTGATTGCCAGAATAGTGGTCAATCATTGCATGCAACTTATTAGTTGCATCCAAAGTATGTTCTCTCGAACCTGCAGCATGAGTAATCATCTTACAACAGATGTTCAAAAGACTTGAATAAGCAATAGAATCCTCCCGTTGTTGTACTGTGTTGTAGCTGTTGTGGATTAACATGTATCTTTTTTTGATGTCATTCCTCCATCAATCCAAAATGTACCTATCTGACAATGATTTAATCCCGTTACATTTGAACACAGCGAAGATGTGCTGGCACACTATCCCCCTCATTTCAAATAAACCACAAGAACACTTTGTAGATGTATCTTCCTGACTAAAGTCCACTGAATGTGTAACTAACTTAGTGAACTCTTTGAAACAAAGTTCATCCTCTACTACATAGGTCTTTACTGTACTATCTACCTTGAGTAAAACTGGGTCCAAGTCGATAACTCGGGCAAATTGTTTCTGAACTTCCCTAAACTTTCCATTGGTGTACAAATCTTGATATCTCTTTTTAATTGAAGATCTAGAGATGCAGGAAATTGTGATATTAAATGAATGGAAGTCCGCTACATTTtcgttctcaattttctttttcaatgcaTCATCATATTCatcgacaaactctttcaagtttgtcTTAGCAAGAACATAGCCATCAAAAaaggcattcatgctctcgctccattgagttgtactcattccagtcTAAAAAACCTCTCTCAAGAATGCCAATACCCAGTACTCACGCTCAATGTATAAACTTTGCAACCACACATTCTCATGCAAGTTATATGTGGTGATGAACTGATCCCAACATTTCTCGAACTCTTCCCGAGTTTGGGTgtcatacacacatttcattagtgcagttttcattttagttttgtaGGAACCATAGCTGCCAAGCTTTTCGGGGATTTTCTTAAGTATATGCCAAAGGCAAAATCGATGTCGACTTTCGGGGAAAacaattgaaattgcatttttcattgctctGTTTTGATCAATGATAATAACCTTCAGCActataccatccatacactgCAACCAGGTCTAGAATAACCACACAAAGGTCTCAGTATCTTCTGAGGAAATCAAGCCAGCTCCCAACAAAATTGATTGCCCATGGAGGTTTATGCCAacaaatggtgtaaaaggcattCCATATCGGTTCGTcaggtatgtggtgtcgaatgtgaCCACATCATTGAAATATTGGTAGGCTGCTCTACCACGGGGTCTGCCCAGAATACATTCTTTAACCTCCCGTCATCATCCAGGTCCATTAATGCAAAGAACCCCAGATTTTTGTACTGCATCTGTAAAAAGTAGTCTCGAAGTGCCCCAGCATTACCTGCGCCCAGTTGTAGATGTCGTGCGTTGTCGATGTAGTTACAGGaatcctttttaaaaaatgggaGGTTCTCGAATCCACCCGCACCAACAACAAGAGATCCGAAACTCTTATTCATTCGGATGTCAGCCATATCATTTGTATTAAGGACTCTTTTTATGGATTCACTTacttctctattacatcgaaagaagcgTTTCTTTGGGCTGGGGTTTTGGTTATGGATATTGTGAACTGTATTCAGTCGAAACTTTCCATCAGCAGTTTTTAAGACATTAATTTTTGCCTTACATTCCGTCTTTCCTATCGGATGAGGGTTGACAACATTCAAAATCCTATTCTGGGCCTTCCCACCACAGGTATAGGCAAGTGTGACATATCTAATAGTCCCATCCTCTCCCCTCTCACTCCTTtttgtcatcaccccaaacccaGATTTCTTACCAAATTTCTTATAATAACTCATTAAATCTTCTAAGGAATTAAACTCCGTCTTGGACTTTGGCACATCATCACAATCCATTTGCACTTTCTCAGATGCTCCAGCACTGAATATGGGGGT
Coding sequences within it:
- the LOC122301401 gene encoding protein FAR1-RELATED SEQUENCE 1-like; translation: MEGSVSRINISSIISKFQGTEDNRSDGWETESPCTSSRVDECFADRPDAQDNRPYGGETETPIFSAGASEKVQMDCDDVPKSKTEFNSLEDLMSYYKKFGKKSGFGVMTKRSERGEDGTIRYVTLAYTCGGKAQNRILNVVNPHPIGKTECKAKINVLKTADGKFRLNTVHNIHNQNPSPKKRFFRCNREVSESIKRVLNTNDMADIRMNKSFGSLVVGAGGFENLPFFKKDSCNYIDNARHLQLGAGNAGALRDYFLQMQYKNLGFFALMDLDDDGRLKNVFWADPVCMDGIVLKVIIIDQNRAMKNAISIVFPESRHRFCLWHILKKIPEKLGSYGSYKTKMKTALMKCVYDTQTREEFEKCWDQFITTYNLHENVWLQSLYIEREYWVLAFLREVF